The Alosa sapidissima isolate fAloSap1 chromosome 16, fAloSap1.pri, whole genome shotgun sequence genome has a segment encoding these proteins:
- the gpr75 gene encoding probable G-protein coupled receptor 75 produces the protein MCTMNSTVWPLDLAEVSRRQLFNSSLPGPGSSGNWALIHKATLTSCSLLLILIFSLGSYGNLVVFLSFFDPAFRKFRTNFDFMILNLSFCDLFICCVTAPMFALVLFLDAGGSSSAGGGGGVSKGFCFAFHLTSSGFIIMSLETVAVIALHRLRMVLGQQPNRTASFPCTIALTAMLWTSSFTLAMLVTLRAYPRSAGPCLPHFGLTGNRAKVVLYVYLADFAFCVAVVAVSYLLIAQALRKNAQVRKCPIITVDATRPPPPPPPFIASGLEAMQCTVPVPSLYRNQTYNKLQHVQTHPFVKSANQVQLVPGAAQGATSCQLVSTVNLATAKDSKAVVTCVVIVISVLLCCLPMGVSLAQDVLSPESNFAHYQFELCGFALIFLKSGINPFVYSRNSAGLRRRVLCCLQWLALGFLCCKHKTRLHAMGKGSLEANRNKSSHHETNSAYVLSPKPQRKLVDQACGPSQSRVTMASPRTMGGGGGGGGGGRMPRPPSTSTPINTRIEPYYSIYNSSPSAGPSSPTNSLQPVHSQTMGFAKSYMAMHYHTHQEVLQDLESTTAQQIPVPSV, from the coding sequence ATGTGTACGATGAATAGCACAGTATGGCCCCTGGACCTGGCTGAGGTATCAAGACGCCAGCTATTCAACAGCAGCCTGCCAGGTCCAGGCTCCTCTGGCAACTGGGCTCTGATTCACAAGGCCACTCTGACCTCCTGCTCccttctcctcatcctcatcttctCTCTGGGCTCCTACGGCAACCTTGTGGTGTTCCTCTCCTTCTTCGACCCGGCCTTCCGCAAGTTCCGCACCAACTTCGACTTTATGATCCTCAACCTGTCCTTTTGCGATCTGTTCATCTGCTGCGTGACCGCTCCCATGTTCGCGCTGGTGCTCTTCCTGGACGCTGGTGGGAGCAGCAGtgccggtggtggtggtggggtctcCAAGGGCTTCTGTTTCGCCTTCCACCTGACCAGCTCGGGCTTCATAATCATGTCCCTGGAGACAGTGGCCGTAATTGCTCTGCACCGGCTCCGTATGGTCCTGGGCCAGCAGCCCAACCGCACGGCCTCATTCCCCTGCACCATAGCACTGACCGCTATGCTGTGGACCTCCAGCTTCACCTTGGCCATGCTCGTCACCCTGCGGGCCTACCCCCGCAGCGCCGGACCGTGCCTGCCTCACTTCGGACTGACTGGGAACCGGGCCAAGGTAGTGCTGTATGTGTACCTGGCAGATTTTGCCTTCTGCGTGGCGGTGGTGGCAGTCTCCTACCTGCTGATCGCCCAGGCGCTGAGGAAGAACGCCCAGGTGCGGAAGTGTCCCATTATCACAGTGGACGCCACCCGGCCTCCGCCTCCACCGCCCCCGTTCATCGCCTCGGGCCTGGAGGCCATGCAGTGCACCGTCCCGGTCCCTTCCCTGTACCGCAACCAGACCTACAACAAGCTGCAGCACGTTCAGACCCACCCTTTCGTCAAGAGCGCCAACCAGGTGCAGCTGGTGCCAGGGGCTGCCCAGGGGGCCACCAGCTGCCAGCTGGTCTCCACCGTCAACCTGGCCACGGCGAAGGACTCCAAGGCCGTGGTGACGTGCGTGGTGATCGTCATCtctgtgctgctctgctgccTCCCCATGGGCGTATCGCTGGCCCAGGACGTCCTGTCGCCCGAGAGCAACTTCGCCCACTACCAGTTCGAGCTGTGCGGCTTCGCCCTCATCTTCCTCAAGTCGGGCATCAACCCGTTTGTGTACTCGCGCAACAGTGCCGGGCTGCGCCGCCGCGTCCTCTGCTGCCTCCAGTGGCTGGCGCTGGGATTCCTGTGCTGCAAGCACAAGACGCGGCTGCACGCCATGGGCAAGGGCAGCCTGGAGGCCAACCGCAACAAGTCCTCGCACCACGAGACCAACTCGGCCTACGTGCTCTCACCCAAGCCCCAGCGCAAGCTGGTGGACCAGGCCTGCGGGCCCAGCCAGTCCCGTGTCACCATGGCCAGCCCCAGGACCATgggcggcggcggtggtggtggtggtggtgggcgcATGCCCCGGCCGCCCAGCACGTCCACGCCAATCAACACGCGCATCGAGCCCTACTACAGCATCTACAACAGCAGCCCCTCCGCCGGGCCTAGCTCCCCCACCAACAGCCTGCAGCCCGTCCACTCGCAGACCATGGGCTTTGCCAAGTCCTACATGGCCATGCACTACCACACCCACCAGGAGGTGCTGCAGGACCTGGAGAGCACCACTGCCCAGCAGATTCCCGTGCCATCCGTCTAA